From Neoarius graeffei isolate fNeoGra1 chromosome 27, fNeoGra1.pri, whole genome shotgun sequence:
TCCAAATCAGTTTTTTTTGTCCTAGGATACAACTGGCAGTACAAACAACTCCAACACACCAATTTTGATTTCACATTAATGAACTCAAAACCTTCTGCATTTACTGTGATGGAAACTGAGGACAGCGCCACGATAGCACTGCCCTCTGCGAAGCTCCGACACAAACCACATAAAGGTTGGCAAGCTCTGTGCAGAAAGACATGAAACTTGAGAAAATAGTTTTATCTTCGTTTTCTCCAGTGACATCATCCTCAGGTCAAAGAGTCTGAGAATCGAAACACTAGCAGGCATTTCACTCTCGTTCTCCAAATTAAATGCATCCGCAGAGATCACAACACAGTCTGGTTCATTAGAGGAGCTCATCCATGCAGCGCGTTTTCCGAACCGACGCAGCGCTAGCTTTTCAGATGATGCTGTATTTTctttatcaaagtctgacctgAGATACCGAATGACTGCTGATAATAACGTGTCGGTCTTCTGGGCATGTGGCCTCTTCATATCCCTGATCTAAACTCCCGTTTTATAAAACAAACATGTTCTTAATAGCATTTAGAAAAGGCTTCATGTTCTCTCTCAGTGTTGTACCAAGCACTCAGAACAGGCCAAAATGTTCTCCGGGTGCCTCTATTTAGCTGCCAGCACTTCTATCGCTatgattagggtttttttttttccctctagtCTAGATTAAAAAACAGCCGAGTTAGCATGCTGCTAGCCCCAAACGTACAGCGCCCGCTGACAGCACCAACATGTGCAAGGCTGATTAAAGTTTTTCCTTTAAGTTCTGAGCCAGCAAAGCCACTGCTGCTGCACTTGCAGGTTTCCCACAGCTGTGCAAGATAAGGACAATAGACCAGAGCCACACTCTTATTAGAATTAGCCTGCTAGCCGTTAGCGCTAATCAGTGCAAGGTAGATAAGGGGTTTCAAATAAGCCGGGTTTAAATCTGGGGTTAAGCAGCCTCACATCCACAGACACACGACTTCATTTGTATGAAGCGAAGCTTGCACATGGTTAATGTAATCAATGGTAATGAAATTGAAATTCATACAcgtctcatcacacacacacacacagtgaatatTTACAACGTACCATCATGAGCTCCTTCTGGAAAGATTTCTTCTCCTTCATTTCCAGGTTGTTGCAATCCTCTTTGAGTTTCTCCAGCACAGAAGCCACTCTCTCAGGCTCACTATCCAAATCTGCCCTGCAGAAGTAAGTCAAGGGCAGATTATCGTAACCCAGGGCATCTGCAAATGCCCTCCAGTTTCCCAGGTTCTCCATTAGTACGGTCCTCACAGAGGCATAAATGTAGGTAAGAAACTTGCAGGGCTTGAGAATTTGTTCCAGCAGCATTGTGGTCGTCAGGTCTGGCCCGCAAAAGTATATGGGCTTTACTTTTCCCAAGATGAGCACATTTTTCACGTGTACAAGTCCAGTCTTTCCCTGATAGTAACCGATATACCACTCTTTGGTCCACAATTGTCCTTTCAATTTGATCTTCTCCTCGCTTAGCAAGGCGATGACGTCACCCTTCTTATATTCCAGCAAATATTGGTTCTTTGTTTGCCTGATCACTGTCTTGATCAGTTTACCAAACTTTAAGTTGGTGATGCAACGCTCTTGGAACTGTGGGTATTTAGTTGTGATAGCCAAAGGGGACAACAGGATTTTCCCTACTTCCTTCTTCTTCAGGAACCTGCGCTGGCCATTGGCTCGGATTCCAGTTTTAGGAGGAGGCTGTGGCGTCTGGACACAGAACTGAGCAAGGATGCAATCCTGGTCGTCCTTCACCTGAACCCGTAAGGTGAAGTCGGACAGCTCCTGCGCGTTTCGAGACGCGATGACGTATATGAGCCGACTCACCTTGCCGAGTTTTACCTGAAAGCCCCGGACCACCTTGGCCTGATCGTTCGTTTTCACCTCGAAATTGCTCATATTCGAGTACATGCCTATTTGAAGGTCTTGAGGTCTGTTGAGGACAAACTGGTGCTTTCCCCACAGCTGAAGTGCGACAGGCGGTGCAGATTGAGCTTGCTTCCCGACTTCACTGACAAGCAATGTCTTCGGAGCACAATCGTGTCCAAAAACAGCCACCACAGTCTTGAAGGATGGATGAATGTGCTTGGGTCCATACAGACCCAACGTGATTTTCTTCACCACTTGATCCCAAACTGTTAAATTAAAGGAGACGTTGTGGGACTGGACCACAACTGCGACATACATACATGGTTCCAGGCTATCCAACTGAACCTGAACCGTGTCACCGTATATGTAAGCTTGAGGAACTGGGACGTAGGGGCCGTCTTTACTGTCACCCCTCACACATACAACCTTTGTCATTTGTCTGCTCTCTTTCTTCACCTCGACAGATACTTTCATCTCCAAGGTTATGAACGACTTTGTCTCCATGTTACTCAGTTTGATTTCGACGACAGGACTGACTGTAGTACATCTATCATTGTTTAGTTCCAGCGGGGGATCCAGTAAAGCCTTCATGGAGATTTGCTGGGTGTCTCCTGCTGCGACATGACCCTCAGGAACGTGAATACTGATGCTTGTGTCTGGCAGCTGAACTGCCCCACCACAACTGTCCAGCTTACACACAATATTAGTCTCAACTGGTTGGGTTTGGCCCCAGCCTGGGTTCTGTCCCAAGGAGTCAAGGTCATGACACGAGCGTGCCAACTTCCTATGGTTCAACCAAGCTGTCCtaaaatcctccctgctcttaaaCTGCTCTGGAGACGGTGCCTTGAGACCTGTAAAGAATTCGGATGGTGGCAAAGGAGGAGTCGATTGAGACTGTAGGACTGATAACTCTGACAAACTGTAGGATCTTTTACTCCGGAAAAATGGGTTGTCCTTGCGGAATACTTGTAAGGTTTCTCCATTAGGACTGGTGGGCGTGCCATCAAAAATGATACTGCCATATCCGTTACTTGTGCTGTTGCTGCTGGTCGTGGAGACAGGAGCAGATGGAGTCAGAGAGTCAAACAGAAGCAGGTCAATGCTGTTGTGTTGGTTGGTGTTCTGGTCTTGTAGCTGGCTCTGCATGGTCCCGTTGAGAAATGGATTGGTAGAAAAGGGGTTGTTTTTGCTGTTGTAATGTGGAGGAAGTTTTAGGGACACTCCAGTCCACTCTCCCAGCAGGTCTAACTCCTTCACACCTTCATCTGAGGAGTCCCCGAGGTTGTCGATCATTCCACTGTCACTGAGAAAAGAGTCCCGATAGCCAACGGGTTGGACATACGAAGATGGAATGTATCCCATCTCAGTGTTGTTGTGAGCATACCACCAGTCTCCTCCGGACGTATCCAAGACGTAGAGGCGATCTCCTTTGGAGAACTTTAATGTGGTGAAGCTGGAAGGGCAGTAGTCCTTGATGGCGACTACTTCCTGTGCAGTCCCAAAAGATGCAGTGGTGTCCAACCGCAAGGCACTGGGGGAAGGCACTAGAAGAAGACAGAATAAGaaaattattataacagtatgtaTATTCAACAAGCGAGATTTTTCATGAGTTTTTAAACTGACCTTGGACTTCTGTAAGACTGGCCTCGGACACATCCTCACTGAGGTCGATCAGCGTGCCTTCTGACTTGCATCGCGGGAGgacattgttgttgttggtcACTCGAATGCGATGGGCAGCcatgttgttgctagccttgctcTGACGTGTTCACACTTCCATTGCCCCAGATGTACAGTTCAGTCATTGGCAGCTGTCCATATTAAGCTGCTCAAATCTGAAGTCCAAGACGTGTTTTTGGCAGCACTGCTTGCACCCCTGGAGACAAGCCACAATGAGGATAGATGGTCATTTAGATGAGAACGTTTTAGAAGAGGAAATTAGCAGTACTGCTTCAAAGACAACCTGGGACAATATAATATAATGAAGGC
This genomic window contains:
- the sh3bp4a gene encoding SH3 domain-binding protein 4-A, translating into MAAHRIRVTNNNNVLPRCKSEGTLIDLSEDVSEASLTEVQVPSPSALRLDTTASFGTAQEVVAIKDYCPSSFTTLKFSKGDRLYVLDTSGGDWWYAHNNTEMGYIPSSYVQPVGYRDSFLSDSGMIDNLGDSSDEGVKELDLLGEWTGVSLKLPPHYNSKNNPFSTNPFLNGTMQSQLQDQNTNQHNSIDLLLFDSLTPSAPVSTTSSNSTSNGYGSIIFDGTPTSPNGETLQVFRKDNPFFRSKRSYSLSELSVLQSQSTPPLPPSEFFTGLKAPSPEQFKSREDFRTAWLNHRKLARSCHDLDSLGQNPGWGQTQPVETNIVCKLDSCGGAVQLPDTSISIHVPEGHVAAGDTQQISMKALLDPPLELNNDRCTTVSPVVEIKLSNMETKSFITLEMKVSVEVKKESRQMTKVVCVRGDSKDGPYVPVPQAYIYGDTVQVQLDSLEPCMYVAVVVQSHNVSFNLTVWDQVVKKITLGLYGPKHIHPSFKTVVAVFGHDCAPKTLLVSEVGKQAQSAPPVALQLWGKHQFVLNRPQDLQIGMYSNMSNFEVKTNDQAKVVRGFQVKLGKVSRLIYVIASRNAQELSDFTLRVQVKDDQDCILAQFCVQTPQPPPKTGIRANGQRRFLKKKEVGKILLSPLAITTKYPQFQERCITNLKFGKLIKTVIRQTKNQYLLEYKKGDVIALLSEEKIKLKGQLWTKEWYIGYYQGKTGLVHVKNVLILGKVKPIYFCGPDLTTTMLLEQILKPCKFLTYIYASVRTVLMENLGNWRAFADALGYDNLPLTYFCRADLDSEPERVASVLEKLKEDCNNLEMKEKKSFQKELMMALLKMDCQGLVVRLMLDFVLLTTAVEVAPRWRELAEKLARVSKQQMDDYEAPHRDRNGVMDSEAMWKPAYDFLLTWAAQIGDSYRDVIQELQLGLDRMKNPITKRWKHLTGTLILVNCLDMLRSSAFSPTSHDDFAI